GAGCGCCAGCTTGTCCTTGGTGAGGTCGATGCCCTCGTCCTTCTTGAAGCCGTCGGCCAGATACTGGACGAGCTTGGCGTCGAAATCCTCGCCACCCAAGAAGGTGTCGCCGTTGGTCGCCTTAACCTCGAACACGCCGTCGCCGACTTCGAGGATCGAGATGTCGAACGTACCGCCGCCGAGGTCATAGACCGCGATCGTCTTGTTCTCGTTCTTGTCGAGGCCGTAAGCGAGCGCCGCTGCGGTCGGCTCGTTGATGATGCGCAGCACTTCGAGACCCGCGATCTTGCCGGCGTCCTTGGTCGCCTGACGCTGGGCGTCGTTGAAGTATGCGGGAACCGTGATGACCGCCTGGGTCACCGTCTCGCCGAGATAGCTCTCGGCGGTTTCCTTCATCTTCTGGAGCGTGAAGGCGCTGATCTGCGAGGGGCTGTAGTCCTCGCCACCGGCCTTGACCCACGCGTCACCGTTCGAGCCGCGCACGATCGTGTACGGAACCAGCTCGGTGTCCTTCTTGGTGACGGGATCGTCGAAGCGGCGGCCGATCAGGCGCTTCACCGCGAAGATGGTGTTGTCGGGATTGGTCACCGCCTGGCGCTTTGCGGGCTGGCCGATCAGACGCTCGCCATCCTTGGCGAAGGCGACGATCGACGGCGTCGTACGCGCGCCTTCCGCATTCTCGATGACCTTCGGCTTGCCGCCTTCCATGACGGCGACGCAGCTGTTGGTCGTGCCCAGATCGATACCGATAACTTTTGCCATAGTCTTCTGCCTGTACCCCCAGGTTTCTGTTCACTAGAAAAGGCCCCCTCGTCCCAATTCTAGGCGACGCGGGAACCAATTGTTACCGGCGCGATATAGGTGGAGCCGGCCTTGCCGCAAGGGCCGCCCGCCCCTTAGGAAAGCATGGCGTTTTCTCGAATTGGGAGTGGGTTGCATGCGGCTACCGATCGTCGCGGTCCTGGGTCTTGTGCTGAGCGCGTGCCAGCCGACACCGGCCGAACCGGCGGTGAAATACGCCTGGGTTCGCCTGCCCGCGGTGCCCGGCCGACCGGGGGCGGCATACTTCACGCTGGCCGCCGGCGGCAGCGCGGTGACATTGGCGTCGGTGACGACCCCGGCGGCCAAGCGCGCCGAACTGCACGAAAGCATGGCCGGCGCGCATGGCAGCATGTCGATGGCGCCCCTCGCCTCGGTCGCGGTGCCTGCGAACGGCGCCGTCACCTTCGCGCCGGGCGGGCGGCACGTGATGCTGTTCGACATGGATCCGAAATTAAAAGCCGGAGACGAGACGCGGCTGACACTGGTGCTGGCGGACGGAACGCAGCTGGAGGCGAAGGCCCGCCTGCGTGGCGCGGGGGACAGCGTGCAGTAACGCCGGCGGCATATGCGTCCGCCGACAGGCTTACAGGTTTACAATGATCGCTGATGCCCACTGGCAGACATTGTGAGCCTGTCCGGCGGATCGTTAAGGTTACGCCGGTTGAGGACACTACATCCACGCGTTAGCGACATTGGCGACGGGGACGGGCAGCATGGTCGATCGGCTGGGTAACCAACAGGCGTTTCGTCGGGTTATTTGGTTGCTCCCGCTAGCATTTGCTTCGCACATCGCAGAGGAGTATCTCGGAAACTTCCCTGGCTGGGTTACGAATGTTGTTGGGGGATCATTCAACAACGAGGCGTTCGCCGCGAACAACGCTGCGTTCTTCGCCATCATGGTGGCCCTGACCGCTTGGACCAGCAGAACCGGTTCCCGAAGGGCGTCGACCCTGTTAATTCTGTGGGCGAGCGGCAATGTGTTCTGGGACGCCCTCTTTCACGTGGGGATGACAGCGGCGACCGATCGCTATTCTCCGGGGCTGGTCACAGCCGCCATCTTGTACCTGCCAATTTCTCCCATCGTGGCATTCGCCTGCGTGGCGAGCGGAACGCTCACGCCCGCAGGCTTCGCTAGGGCCTGCGGAGCTGGCCTGTTCCTATTCGCTTTTGTCGTTTGGTACGGCTTGTTCCACTTCGCCCTGCCATGACCGGCCGCTTTCCCGCAGAGGGGACGAGGGCGCCCGCCCCCTCGAATTCCGCCATTGCGGCGGCTCCCACACCCCCGTAGTTTCACGACCGGGAGGGCCGAATGGCACAGACGATCGATATTTTCCGCTCGTCCACCAACGGGTGGCTGCGGGGCACGCTGGCCGGGTGGGGTACGGTGTTGCTGTTCCTCGCCGGCCCCGTCGGCGCCGTGATCGCCAGCGGGACGACCGAAACGGTCAATCCGGTGCTGCCGCTGTTCCTGTCGGCCATCGCGCTGGTGATCGTCGGGGTACGGTGGATCGAGGATAAATCGACGAAGTACGAGCTGACCGCCGACCGGCTGATCCTGCACCGTGGCCTCATCAACAAGTCGATCGACGAGGTCGAGCTGTACCGCGTCAAGGACGTGCGGATCGACTTCAGCCTGATCAACCAGATGGCCGATATCGGCACGCTGACGCTGACCACGTCGGACGAGACGACGCGGGCGCAGCCGCTGGTGATGCGCGACGTCCACCGCGCCCGCGCCCGCCGCGAGGAACTGCGGACCCGGGTCGAGGCCGCCCGACGACGGCGCGGGGTACGCGAGTTCGATATGGTCGACGACGCGGCATATTAAGCGGTTCACCGTCCATCCCGATCGCCGACGGTCCGCTCGACATCACTCGGAATAACGGGGGGCACTCAATCGTCGGTGTCGCCGGGGTCCCAGAAGGTCGCGATGGCGATGCCCGCGAGCAACGCCGCGTCGCGCTGTGCCGGGTCGCGCGGCAGCGCCAGGCGGACGCGGGTGAAGCCGTTGGTGTCGACTGCCGCCACCGGCAGCCCCTGCGCGTCGTCGAGCCAATAGCCGATCGGGCTGGACGTCGCGACGCCCCCCTTCCCCATCTCGTGCGCCGAGCGTAACGCGAGGCGCGTGTCGCCGATCACCACTTCGCCGCTGCGCACGCTCGGCTGGAAGCCCCGGGGCGGGCCGAGCGGTGCGCCCAGCAACAGATGCCCGATCGGCCGCCCGTCACGCTGAAAGTCGCAGCGCATCCGCAAGGGGGCGACCGGCTGGCTGATCGTTGCCTGACCATAAGCGACGCTTTCCTCCGACCGGTCATAGCCGCAGGCGCCCGATACGGTGCCCCCGACCTCCCCCCCGGTCACCTCGAAGCTTGTCCGGCCGAACCGCTCGGTCTGGCTGAACGCGACCGCGCCATCGCCGATAGTCTCCGTCCGGCCGTTCGACCGGCGCTTCACCGTGCCGACCGCCGCGCCGACGCGCAGCTTGCCGTCCATGAACAGCGGCTTGCGCACCTCGATCAGCTCGCCACGCGCGGCAAAGGCGTGAAAGCCCGTCAGCGCCGGCCCGCCGGCCGTCGCGGTGGCGGCGCCGCTCAAGAGGATCGCGCCCAGCGCCCATGTCATCGCCGCTCTCATGCCGACTCTCCCTGTCGTTACGTTGCTGTACCGAGAGAGCGGCATGGCGGCTGTCGCTGGCCTGAACGACGGCGGAGTCCCTAGGCGGCAGATTCCTTGGCCACCGCCAGCTCGCGGCGCAGATCGTCCAGCGTCTGGTCTATGTGCTTGTACATGTCGCGCTTCACACGGTCGGTATCGCGGGCAAGCCACGCCTCGAGCAGCATCGCATGTTCGTCATTGGCGCGGCGATCGCGGCCTGCGGGCTGGAGGTGGATGCTGACGTAGCGCTCGCTCAGGACGTGCAGCCGTTCGAGCAGCTGCAGCGTGATCGCGCGGCCCGCGGGACGCAGCAGCGCGATGTGAAACGCGCGATTGGCGGCGCCGACGTGGATGTCGTGCGCATCGGTTTCGCGGTCGAGCGCGGCGAGCGCGGCAATCGCCTGATCGCGATCGGTGTCGGTGGCGCGTTCCGCGGCCAGCGCGACCGCATCCGGCTCGATCTTCAGGCGCAGGGCGTAGACGTCCTCCGCTTCTTCGGCGGTCAGCTCGCGGACGAAGAAGCCGTGGTTGGCCTGCGACCGGACCAGCCCCTCCTGCTCCAGCCGCGCCAGGGCCTCGCGGAGCGGGATCTTGCTGACGCCCAGCTCGGCCGCCAGTGCGTCCTGACGGATCGCGGTCTTGCCCTGGACCGTACCGGCGAGGATGCGGTCGCGGACGATATCGACGAGGCGATCGGACAGGGTGCGGACGACTAGGCTCATTTGCGGACAACCCGGAAAAGTGACCGTCGCAATGGCATGGCGACGGGCCGCGATACCAAGAAGCGGATCGTCAGCGGTCGAACCTTGCCACATTGTAGGGCGACAGGTCGATATGTGATTTCGCGCCGGTCAGATAGCCTGCGAGCAATTCGCCGGTCGTCGCCGCGAGGGTCAGGCCCAGATGCTGGTGGCCGAAGGCATAGGCGATCGACGGGTGGCGGCGACTGCGGCCGATCGCGGGAAGATAGTCGGGCAATGTCGGCCGCGCGCCCATCCACGGCCGGGGCGTTTCGGCAAAGCCGATGCCGAGCGCGGCGAGATGTCCCGCGAGCCGCGCCCATTTGCGCGGGTCCGGCGCTCGCTCGATCGTCGAGAATTCGACGAAGCTCGCCGCGCGAAGGGCGCCGGCAAAACGGGTCAGGATCAGCGAGCGATCCTCGAATACCACCGGCGGCAGCGCGCGCGGCCAATCGACTGGTTCGGCTTCGAGGTGATAGCCGCGCTCGGCGATCAGCGGGACACGGTGGCCGAGCGGTTGGAGAAGCCGTGCCGACGCTGCCCCTGCGGCGACCACCGCGACATCGGCGTCGAGCGCACCGCCATCGTCGAGCGCGACGCGCACGCCTTGCTGCGTTGGCACCAGCGCGGCGACCTGTCCGGAGCGCCGCCGTCCGCCAGCCTGGGTGAAGGTGGCGTGCAGGGCATCGCCCAGCGCCGCCGGATCGACGATCTGGCCACTGCCGGAAAAGCGGATGCCCCCGGCGAGCGGCACCGATATGCGGCGACCGAGCTCGGCCAGCTCGTCCGCCATCAGGTCCCGAAACTGCGCCGTACCGATATCGCTCGATGCCCAGGCCGCGCGGCCGCGCGCTGCGGTCTCGGGCGTCTCCCACAGGACGATATGCCCGTCCTCGCGCAGCAGGTCGCTCCGCTGCGCCACGTCGAGCAAGCGCCGCCACGCCGGCAGCGCGTCGGCCAGCAGTTTCGATAGCGCGATCTTGCCGGCTTCGAATCGGTCCGGCGCGCTGGCCCGCATTAGCCGCAGCCCGAACGGCAACCAGGTCGCGAGGTCGCGCGGCGGCAGGCCGAGCGCGCCCCCGCGCAGGAACAGCCGCGTCGGCATGCTGCGCAGCGTCGCGCGCGACGCGAGCGGTGCGACCTGCTCGACTGCGATATGTCCGGCGTTACCCCAGGATGCGCCGCGCCAGGCGGCGTCCGGCGCAACGATCGTGGTCGCAACGCCCTGCCGCCGCAGCGCGACGGCGACCGACAGGCCGACGACGCCGTTGCCGACGACGATTGCGCTGCGGGGACGAGCGGCCGTATCCACCGTCACGCGGATCAGACGACCGTAAAGCCGGCCCAGAACGGGTCTTCGCGGTCGATCCAGATCGTGTTGTGCCCGGTCGCGATCGCCGATCCTTCGATCGACGGAATGATACCGGCCTGATCGCCGATGGTCGCCGCCGCCTCGACGCGGCCGATGAAGCGGCTGCCGATATAGCTTTCGTGGACGAAGGTATCGCCGACCGCCAGGCGTCCCGTCGCCGCGAGCTGGGCAAGACGCGCCGACGTGCCGGTGCCGCATGGGCTGCGATCGATCGCGCGCTCGCCGTAGAACACCGCGTTGCGGCCATCGGCGCCCTCACCCTTGGGCTTGTCGGCCCAAAGGACATGGGTCACGCCGCGGATGGTCGGTTCCAGCGGATGGACCGGTTCGTACACCGCGCGCACCGCCGTGCGGATCGCGCGGCTGTATTCGACGATCGCCGCCGCGCCCAGATCGTCGAGGCCGGTGTAGCCACCCTGCGGTTCGATGATCGCATAATAATTGCCGCCATAGGACACGTCGATCGTGAGGGGCCCGAGGCCGGGAACGTCGATCTGGAGTCCGCGCGTCGCGAGATAGGCGGGCACGTTGCGGATCTTCACCGAACGCACGCGGTTGCCGTCCGCCACATAGTCGATGGTGATCGTGCCCGCAGGCACCTCGACAACCAGCTTGCCCGGCTCGCGCGGCTGGATCAGCCCGTTTTCCAGGCCGAAGGTAATCATGCCGATCGTGCCGTGGCCGCACATCGGCAGGCATCCCGATGTCTCGATGAACAGGATGGCGGCATCGGCATCGGGGCCGCACGGCGGATAGAGGAAACCGCCCGACATCATGTCGTGCCCGCGCGGCTCGAAACACAGGCCGGTGCGGATCCAGTCGAACCGCGCCAGGAAATCCTGGCGCCGTTCCGCCATGCTGCGCCCCTGCAGCAAAGGCGCACCGCCGGCCACCAGGCGAACGGGATTGCCCGCCGTATGGCCATCGATGCAGAAGAAGGTATGACGCATAAGTGGATGATCCACCTCGGTTGAATTGGACATGCTCCGGCGCAGGCCGAATCCGTGGCAGTCACAGCTTTCGATCGCCACCGCTCCGGCCTGCGCCGGGGCACGTGTCTCAACCTGACTGGATCAACCTTCAGGCAGCGACGGCCTTCGGCATCGCGGGCGTCAGCGTCGGCCGCGTCGCCGCACATTTTTCGACCATCGCGATAACTTCGGCGCGACGTGCCCCTTCCAGCGGCAGACGCGGCAGGCGGACGCGTTCCGAGCCGCGGCCCATGATCTGTTCGGCGAGCTTGATCGACTGGACCAGGTCATGCTCGGCATCGAGGTGGAGCAGCGGCATGAACCAGCGATAGATGCGTCGCGCCTCTTCCCAATCGCCACGATAGACCGCGGCGATCAGCGCGACCGATTCCTGCGGGAAGGCACTGGTCAGGCCCGACACCCAGCCCGATGCGCCCAGCAGCATGCCTTCGAGCGCGACGTCGTCGAGACCGGCCATCACCGTGTAGCGGTCGCCGAAGCGGTTGATGACGTCGGTGAAGCGGCGCGGATCCGGCGCGCTTTCCTTGACCGCGACGATGTTCTTGACCGGATTCAGCAGTTCGAGCGTCGCGAAGTCGACCGACACGCGGTACGCGGGCGGGTTATTGTAGAGCATGATCGGCAGACCGGTCGATTCCGCAACCGTCCGGAAATGCGTCGCCAGTTCGTTGGGCGTCGGAACATAGACCATCGCTGGCAGCAGCATCAGCGCATCGATGCCGATCGCTTCGGCTTCACGGGCAAATTCGGCCGCACGGTGCGTCGTGAATTCGGACACGCCCGTGATCAGCGGGACGCGACCGCCGACCGCCTCAACGCCGGCCTTCAACACGGCATGTTTTTCAGCGACGTCCAGCGAGTTGTTCTCGCCACAGGTGCCGAGCAGGATCAGACCGTCAACGCCATCGTCGACCAGAGCGACCAGTCCGCGCTGAGTTTCGTCGATATCGACCGAACCGTCGGCAGCGAATTGGGTGGTGGCGGCGGGATAGACACCCGTCCAGAGTGCGGTCTTCGTCACTGAAATCTCCTGAAGCTAATCATCGTATACGATTCTCGTCGAGCGCTGGCAAATTGTTTATTGCGGCTCGAAACAAAAAAGGATTTGACTATGTCTCAGATAGGCGGATCGACGATCGACCGCGAACTCGCTGCGATCGTGCCATGGGGGAATCGGGCGCCGTCGATCGCTTCGTCCGAACGCGAATACCGTCTCGAAAAAGCTCGTCGCCTTACCCGGGACATGGGCGCCGATGCGCTGCTGATCGGCGCAGGCGACAGCTTGCGCTATTTCGCCGGCGTCCCGTGGGGCGCGACCGAGCGATTGGTCGCCTTGCTGCTGCCGGTCGCCAGCCGCCCGGTACTGATCGCACCGGCGTTCGAACTCGGCTCGCTCGAGGCCGATCTGAAGATCGACGCCGATATCCGTCTGTGGGAGGAGCATGAAAGCCCTGCGCACCTGGTCGTCGATACGCTTGGCGCAGCGCGCGGCGGCACGCTGGCGCTCGATCCCGCCCTACCTTTCCTGGCGGCGGAGCGCATCCGCGCTGCAGCACCCGCGCTGACGCTGGTCGATGCCGCGGCGGTCGTCGACGGGTGTCGATCGGTCAAGTCGTCGGCCGAGATCGCCCTACTTGCCCAGGCCAAGGCGATGACGCTGGAGGTGCAGCGCTGTGCCGCCCGCGTGCTCGCCCCCGGGATCCGCGCGTCCGAGGTCCGCCGCTTCATAGACGCCGCGCATCGCGCGATCGGCGCGACCGACGGCTCCTATTTCTGCGCGGTCCAGTTCGGCCGGTCGACCGCCTTTCCGCACGGCCTGCCGGTCGACGACGTACTGGCGGAGGACGATCTGGTGCTGATCGACACCGGCTGTCGGGTCGAGGGGTACCACTCCGATATCACGCGCACCTATGCCTTCGGCCGTATCGACGACGAGCAGCGCGTGATCTGGGAGCTGGAGAAGGAAGCTCAGGCCGCCGCCTTCGCCGCGGTCGAACCCGGTCGCCCCTGCGAATCGATCGATGCCGCTGCCCGCGTCGTTCTCGAACGCGCCGGGCTCGGCCCCGACTATCGCCTGCCCGGCCTGCCGCATCGCACGGGACACGGCATCGGTCTGTCGATCCACGAGCCCGCCTACCTCGTCCGCGGCGATACGACGCCGCTGGCACCGGGCATGTGTTTTTCCAACGAGCCGATGATCGTGGTGCCCGACCGGTTCGGCATTCGGCTGGAGGATCATTTCTACGTGACCGAGGATGGCGCCGCCTGGTTCACGCAACCGTCGGTAGCGATCGATCGGCCATTCGCGGAGTGACGGACGCCGCCTTCCCTCCCGCCGATGCGCCGCGATGGCGTCGTGTCGGCCCCGGAAAGCAAAAACCCCGACAGACCAACGGCCTGTCGGAGTTTTTAATGGTGGGCGTGGCAAGGATTGAACTTGCGACCCCTGCGATGTCAACACAGTGCTCTACCACTGAGCTACACGCCCACTGCCCTTGCGGGAAGCGCGCTCCTAGCGGCCGAATCGGATCGGCGCAAGCGCGTTCGGTGAGAAAAATCTCAGATATGCCCGCTGGCGCTGCCGACCTCGAACATGCGGTCCACTTCCAGCACCAGATCGCGAAGGTGAAACGGCTTGGAGAGGACGCGCGCCTGGGGCATCGCCTTGCCGGCCTTCAGCGTCACCGCGGCGAAGCCGGTGATGAACATCACCCGCGTATCGGGCGCAATGTCGGCGCAACGCTGGGCGAGTTCGATACCGTCCATTTCGGGCATGACGATGTCGGTCAGCAACAGGTCGAAGGTCTCCGCCTCCAATAGCGGCAGCGCGGCGGTGCCGCGGTCGACCGATGTGACGGCATAGCCCGACCGTTCCAGTGCGCGCGCCAGATACTGGCGCATCACATCGTCGTCTTCGGCCAGCAGAATCCGTATCATCAAATTATCCCCATGACCGCACGCCGGGCGATCCGCGCGCCTTGTATCCGCCAAGCCTTTAAGAAATTCCAGCCGCACCGGCGGGTTCCGTACGCGGTTCATCGCAGGCGATTGTCCTGGCGGGGCGCACCGCCTAGCGTGGGTGACGTGACGCCGAGCTTCGACCGCCTGGGCCCCGCCCTACCGACCAGCCCCGTCGTGTTGTCGGTGCCGCATGCCGGCCGGGAGTATCCCGAGGCGCTCGTCGAGCGGTTGCGGGTGCCGCTGGTGCAGCTGCGTCCGCTCGAGGACCGTCATGTCGACACGCTCGCGCTGGCCGCGCGAAGCGACGAAGTCGCGGTCATCGCCCGACGCCCGCGGGCGTGGATCGACCTCAATCGCAGCGAGCGCGACCGCGATCCGCGAGTCGACCTGGGCGCGGCGCGGTTCGGGACGCCGCAGCTGTCGGCGCGGGTGCGCGGCGGGCTGGGGCTGATCCCGCGCCGGGCGGCGGCGGGTACCGAGATCTGGGCGCAGCCCTGGAGCGCGGACGAGGTCGCCGCGCGCATCCATGGCGATCACCGGCCCTATCACGCCGCGGTGGCCGACGCGTTGCAGGCGGCACGGGCGCAGTTCGGAATCGCGGTCCTGCTCGACCTCCATTCGATGCCCTCGCTGGCCGGAGTGGCGCCGGCGCAAATCGTCGTCGGCGACCGTTTCGGGCGGACCGCCGGTGCCCGGTTCGTCGCGCGGATCGAAGGATGCGCCCGACGCGCCGGCTTCGCCACCGCGCTGAACGTCCCCTATTCGGGCGGACATGTGCTCGAACGGCACGCCCAGCCGGCGCGCGCTATTCACGGAATTCAGCTGGAGATCGACCGGTCGCTGTATCTGGACGACGCGCTGGACGCGCCTGGCGGACGGTTCGACGACGTGGCGCGGTTCGTGCGCGACGTGATCGACGCGCTGGCCGACGAATCGCTGCCGACCTCGCTTGCCGCGGAATAAAAAAACCACCCCGGAGACAAGCTCCGGAGTGGCCAAGGTTCAGGGAGGAGACACACCCGAAGGCGTGCCGCAAAGCTCCGCGAAAGGGGGGACACGAAGCCTTGCACTCACAATGTAGGTCGAGTGCAATTGGGTTTCAAGAGACGAATTTCGCTTGTTTTCGAACGCCTTGCAATTTCCGTCGATCGCCCGCGACACGTTATCGCGATGCGCGCGCGCGCACGATCGGCAGCATCCGCGCAAGCGTCGCATCGCGCAGGATCAGATGGTGGCGCAGTGCCGCCAGCGTGTGGACGACGACCAGCGCGAGAAGGGCATAGCCGAGGATCTC
The nucleotide sequence above comes from Roseomonas aeriglobus. Encoded proteins:
- a CDS encoding copper chaperone PCu(A)C, with product MRLPIVAVLGLVLSACQPTPAEPAVKYAWVRLPAVPGRPGAAYFTLAAGGSAVTLASVTTPAAKRAELHESMAGAHGSMSMAPLASVAVPANGAVTFAPGGRHVMLFDMDPKLKAGDETRLTLVLADGTQLEAKARLRGAGDSVQ
- a CDS encoding HXXEE domain-containing protein; translated protein: MVDRLGNQQAFRRVIWLLPLAFASHIAEEYLGNFPGWVTNVVGGSFNNEAFAANNAAFFAIMVALTAWTSRTGSRRASTLLILWASGNVFWDALFHVGMTAATDRYSPGLVTAAILYLPISPIVAFACVASGTLTPAGFARACGAGLFLFAFVVWYGLFHFALP
- a CDS encoding PH domain-containing protein translates to MAQTIDIFRSSTNGWLRGTLAGWGTVLLFLAGPVGAVIASGTTETVNPVLPLFLSAIALVIVGVRWIEDKSTKYELTADRLILHRGLINKSIDEVELYRVKDVRIDFSLINQMADIGTLTLTTSDETTRAQPLVMRDVHRARARREELRTRVEAARRRRGVREFDMVDDAAY
- a CDS encoding GntR family transcriptional regulator, with protein sequence MSLVVRTLSDRLVDIVRDRILAGTVQGKTAIRQDALAAELGVSKIPLREALARLEQEGLVRSQANHGFFVRELTAEEAEDVYALRLKIEPDAVALAAERATDTDRDQAIAALAALDRETDAHDIHVGAANRAFHIALLRPAGRAITLQLLERLHVLSERYVSIHLQPAGRDRRANDEHAMLLEAWLARDTDRVKRDMYKHIDQTLDDLRRELAVAKESAA
- a CDS encoding FAD-binding oxidoreductase produces the protein MDTAARPRSAIVVGNGVVGLSVAVALRRQGVATTIVAPDAAWRGASWGNAGHIAVEQVAPLASRATLRSMPTRLFLRGGALGLPPRDLATWLPFGLRLMRASAPDRFEAGKIALSKLLADALPAWRRLLDVAQRSDLLREDGHIVLWETPETAARGRAAWASSDIGTAQFRDLMADELAELGRRISVPLAGGIRFSGSGQIVDPAALGDALHATFTQAGGRRRSGQVAALVPTQQGVRVALDDGGALDADVAVVAAGAASARLLQPLGHRVPLIAERGYHLEAEPVDWPRALPPVVFEDRSLILTRFAGALRAASFVEFSTIERAPDPRKWARLAGHLAALGIGFAETPRPWMGARPTLPDYLPAIGRSRRHPSIAYAFGHQHLGLTLAATTGELLAGYLTGAKSHIDLSPYNVARFDR
- a CDS encoding 4-hydroxyproline epimerase, which produces MRHTFFCIDGHTAGNPVRLVAGGAPLLQGRSMAERRQDFLARFDWIRTGLCFEPRGHDMMSGGFLYPPCGPDADAAILFIETSGCLPMCGHGTIGMITFGLENGLIQPREPGKLVVEVPAGTITIDYVADGNRVRSVKIRNVPAYLATRGLQIDVPGLGPLTIDVSYGGNYYAIIEPQGGYTGLDDLGAAAIVEYSRAIRTAVRAVYEPVHPLEPTIRGVTHVLWADKPKGEGADGRNAVFYGERAIDRSPCGTGTSARLAQLAATGRLAVGDTFVHESYIGSRFIGRVEAAATIGDQAGIIPSIEGSAIATGHNTIWIDREDPFWAGFTVV
- a CDS encoding dihydrodipicolinate synthase family protein codes for the protein MTKTALWTGVYPAATTQFAADGSVDIDETQRGLVALVDDGVDGLILLGTCGENNSLDVAEKHAVLKAGVEAVGGRVPLITGVSEFTTHRAAEFAREAEAIGIDALMLLPAMVYVPTPNELATHFRTVAESTGLPIMLYNNPPAYRVSVDFATLELLNPVKNIVAVKESAPDPRRFTDVINRFGDRYTVMAGLDDVALEGMLLGASGWVSGLTSAFPQESVALIAAVYRGDWEEARRIYRWFMPLLHLDAEHDLVQSIKLAEQIMGRGSERVRLPRLPLEGARRAEVIAMVEKCAATRPTLTPAMPKAVAA
- a CDS encoding aminopeptidase P family protein: MSQIGGSTIDRELAAIVPWGNRAPSIASSEREYRLEKARRLTRDMGADALLIGAGDSLRYFAGVPWGATERLVALLLPVASRPVLIAPAFELGSLEADLKIDADIRLWEEHESPAHLVVDTLGAARGGTLALDPALPFLAAERIRAAAPALTLVDAAAVVDGCRSVKSSAEIALLAQAKAMTLEVQRCAARVLAPGIRASEVRRFIDAAHRAIGATDGSYFCAVQFGRSTAFPHGLPVDDVLAEDDLVLIDTGCRVEGYHSDITRTYAFGRIDDEQRVIWELEKEAQAAAFAAVEPGRPCESIDAAARVVLERAGLGPDYRLPGLPHRTGHGIGLSIHEPAYLVRGDTTPLAPGMCFSNEPMIVVPDRFGIRLEDHFYVTEDGAAWFTQPSVAIDRPFAE
- a CDS encoding response regulator, with the protein product MIRILLAEDDDVMRQYLARALERSGYAVTSVDRGTAALPLLEAETFDLLLTDIVMPEMDGIELAQRCADIAPDTRVMFITGFAAVTLKAGKAMPQARVLSKPFHLRDLVLEVDRMFEVGSASGHI
- a CDS encoding N-formylglutamate amidohydrolase; the protein is MTPSFDRLGPALPTSPVVLSVPHAGREYPEALVERLRVPLVQLRPLEDRHVDTLALAARSDEVAVIARRPRAWIDLNRSERDRDPRVDLGAARFGTPQLSARVRGGLGLIPRRAAAGTEIWAQPWSADEVAARIHGDHRPYHAAVADALQAARAQFGIAVLLDLHSMPSLAGVAPAQIVVGDRFGRTAGARFVARIEGCARRAGFATALNVPYSGGHVLERHAQPARAIHGIQLEIDRSLYLDDALDAPGGRFDDVARFVRDVIDALADESLPTSLAAE